TAGTTTATTAAACTGTTCGATATATCCGTCAATTATTTTATCAGATGCAAATGTTTTTACAGCAAAATTACGGCAGTCAACGCCCTGCTCCAGCAAGGCCGTGTGGTCCTTCAGCATTTTTAAACCATGAGATAAAAAAGTTTCAAGATTACCATCAGCAAAAAAACCGAGGTTGAACCTGTTTATCCAGTTATTCGGGTCAACACTCAGGGAAAGTACCGGAGTGTTGTTAAGCCATGCCTGTATCATTGCATTAGGTACCCCTTCAAGAAAACTTGTATTTACGAACAAAGATGCCTTTGCAAAAAAAGATTCTGTCTGTTTAAATGTAACCCGGCCCATAACTGTTACATTGGGTATATGAGATGCCTCTTTCATGATCTGTTCCTGATATTGTTTATTTCTGGCTCCTCCGACAATTACGAATTGCCAGTCTTTTAAGGTCTTGCAGTATTCTGCCAATCGAAGAAAAATCTGCGGTTGTTTTCTTGGGATCAAATTTGCTGTCCATAAACATATCTTTTCTTTTTTAGGCATAGCAGATGCCCCGCTGATATTATAATACGAAGGAAAAACTATGCCTTCCTTGCCATAATTTCTTGTCAGTTGATCTTTTTGATGTTCAGTTTGATTAATAACACGATTAGCCATTCTAATACCTTTATGAATAAGAATATCTTTATAACCTTTCAAAGGATATAAGATAAATCTGAGCCATAAGGGAAAGGATTTTTTTTTAATGCCGGACAATTCTTTCCAGAATCCGCATGAATCATCGCCATTGCTTGCCCATATAAATGCCTTATTATTTTTCTTTGCCCAATTCGCAGCAATGTATGTGAGATAAGACCGCCCTCTCTGATAAACAATATCAGGATTAATACTACAGAGAGCCGCATTAAACCTGCCCAGCTCTGCTATCCATGAAAACCCGTCATTAGAACAAGGTACTCTGAAGATCCTGATACCCTCAATAATTTCCTCAATCGGTCTATCAACTTTTGAAGGCAGTATGTATGCGACTTCTATATGTCTATCAAGAAATGCCCTTGCAAGATTATATAACTGGACCTGTGTACCATTTATCTCAATGGTCTCATCAAGAAGGAATGAATCATTCAGTAAGGCGATCTTCATTGTGTATGACCCTTCATCCTAAAATCCTTCCTGCGGGGTAAGAAAACCCCGCCTATCCATATCTATGAGGATAGGCGGGACATTCTTGTCCCGCTGATTTTCGTTTCCCTTTGTGAACCATGGTTTATATGAGTTCTCTATAAGTTCTATGTTTAACTGCATTGTTTTCTCGCAAGGACATATTGTTTGCAAAAATCTGAATGATTAGCATGCGATGACCTGAGGAATGGATTTTTCTTCAGGACTATGGAGTTAAAATTATATAAATATCTGAACAGCCGTATATGCCCTATTCCCATAGGAGACAAAACTTTCTTATAGCGTTTTAACAAAGGGAGCGGATGACTGAATTGATGTTTAAGAATGGTAAAACCGGATTCAGTCAAAAGCTGTTTGAACTCTTCCTGGGAATATTCAATAGTATGATACGGGTCTTTAGCGATTTGCGGGTTACTGACCGGGGTTGTACAAATCAGATACCCATTATTGACAAGCAAGTTATGACAATTCATTAAAAAAGATTTAGGCCGGTCAAGGTGTTCTATTACCTCTACACACGAGATTGTATCAACTTTATTTTTAAATCCTAAATCATAACATGAGCCTTTAATAAAATGAATATTCTTTAGATTCTCAGTCTTTTTAATCGCCAGCTTTAAGGCAGCCTCAGAGTAATCCAAACCTATTATTTGCGAGTTCGGAAATTTCTCTGCAAACATTGCAGTCAGACAGCCGTCTCCGCATCCAATATCAAGGAGTATCTTGGGGTTAATATTGTCGGTTAATTCGAGGGTTTTTAAGTATTTACCTAATAATCCTGCATCATGATGCTTAAATGAACCGGAGACTCTATCCCAGTGATATGCGCCATATTTTTCATATTTTAAAAATTCCTTTTCCATCGCCTAATTGATACTCCTTTTGTAATTCAGCATGGTTTCTATATTATTAACAACATTATTAACCGTAATACTATTCATGCACATCCTGTTATGCTTCTCACAGTCGTACTCGCGGCATGGGGCGCAGGGAAGTTTGTTGTATATGTATTTATTCGGGCTATTGTTCCATCCGGGGTTCCATTTCTCAACCTCCCCGGGACCAAATAGAACAACCACAGGAGTCTTCCCTGCGACTGCAAGGTGGGCCGGACCTGAGTCAACAGCAATCATTAGTTTACTCATTTTAATAAGGAATACAAGTTGAAGTATTGTTGTCTTACCGGTTAAATCAATTACATCATTATGAAGGCTATTAATTAAATAATTGATAATTGATTTATCTTCTTTTCCTCCAATGATTATTACTTTTAGAGAATATTCTTTTACTAAGTATTGAATTACTTGTTGGAATCTTTCAGGAGGCCACATCTTTGCCGGCCTTTTTGAAAAAGGGGCAGCTATTGCAAAGCTGCTGTCCTTACTTATTCCATTTTCTGATAGTAACCGGATAACATAGTCCTTATCCGATTTATTAATCCAGTCTACATTGATTTCACTATTTGTTATGTTAATTCCAATGGCCCGCAACAGTTCCAGATTCCTTTCTGTTTCATGCAATTCAGGATTAAATTTTACAGGTATACTGATAAGCCATGGAAGTTTTTCTTTTTTTTCTTCACTGCCGAGTAAGACCTTTTTGTATGCGATAATACAACGTGCATTTGTTAGTAATGCCCATGGAAGTTTGCCGTATTCCTGTGTAGAGATAATGAAAAGATCAATACCTATTTTTCTTAGGGTTCTGAACACTGTTAACTTGTCCCGAAAGGTATTGCCTTTTAGTATTATCAGGCCGTTGTGCCATGGGCACCCTTTTAGTAATTCTGCCCCTGTATTTTGTCTTACTAATATGTATATCAGGGCTGATGGGTAGGCATTTCTCAATGCTTTAATTACAGGAAGGATAACAGCGGTATCTCCCAAATGTTGAAACCGC
This portion of the Nitrospirota bacterium genome encodes:
- a CDS encoding glycosyltransferase family 4 protein: MKIALLNDSFLLDETIEINGTQVQLYNLARAFLDRHIEVAYILPSKVDRPIEEIIEGIRIFRVPCSNDGFSWIAELGRFNAALCSINPDIVYQRGRSYLTYIAANWAKKNNKAFIWASNGDDSCGFWKELSGIKKKSFPLWLRFILYPLKGYKDILIHKGIRMANRVINQTEHQKDQLTRNYGKEGIVFPSYYNISGASAMPKKEKICLWTANLIPRKQPQIFLRLAEYCKTLKDWQFVIVGGARNKQYQEQIMKEASHIPNVTVMGRVTFKQTESFFAKASLFVNTSFLEGVPNAMIQAWLNNTPVLSLSVDPNNWINRFNLGFFADGNLETFLSHGLKMLKDHTALLEQGVDCRNFAVKTFASDKIIDGYIEQFNKLTGHI
- a CDS encoding class I SAM-dependent methyltransferase, with product MEKEFLKYEKYGAYHWDRVSGSFKHHDAGLLGKYLKTLELTDNINPKILLDIGCGDGCLTAMFAEKFPNSQIIGLDYSEAALKLAIKKTENLKNIHFIKGSCYDLGFKNKVDTISCVEVIEHLDRPKSFLMNCHNLLVNNGYLICTTPVSNPQIAKDPYHTIEYSQEEFKQLLTESGFTILKHQFSHPLPLLKRYKKVLSPMGIGHIRLFRYLYNFNSIVLKKNPFLRSSHANHSDFCKQYVLARKQCS
- a CDS encoding glycosyltransferase family 9 protein codes for the protein MRLLYNVVNLYSFLEKTKDLMLTLLLISLYNLLYRLKNDYDVRTNNPIVQKLLASPRTIVITRFQHLGDTAVILPVIKALRNAYPSALIYILVRQNTGAELLKGCPWHNGLIILKGNTFRDKLTVFRTLRKIGIDLFIISTQEYGKLPWALLTNARCIIAYKKVLLGSEEKKEKLPWLISIPVKFNPELHETERNLELLRAIGINITNSEINVDWINKSDKDYVIRLLSENGISKDSSFAIAAPFSKRPAKMWPPERFQQVIQYLVKEYSLKVIIIGGKEDKSIINYLINSLHNDVIDLTGKTTILQLVFLIKMSKLMIAVDSGPAHLAVAGKTPVVVLFGPGEVEKWNPGWNNSPNKYIYNKLPCAPCREYDCEKHNRMCMNSITVNNVVNNIETMLNYKRSIN